Proteins from one Chitinophaga oryzae genomic window:
- the yidC gene encoding membrane protein insertase YidC — protein sequence MAGEFGVFAAAAVAPVQTTVMENDDVKVTFSNKGGQPVSVQLKKFKTSEGGPLMLAQGSFNRLSLEVPASATKVLNSADLFFTAGPVQKLADGGQSISYRLNTSNPATYLEFVYGIKPGSYVVSYNVHAVGFQNILPGNQNYLNLQWNSQNDKQEHDMENERLNNQVHYMYANDKHDYFTLQRSSHEKLDNKLKWISVKQQFFNTTLIAKSGSFDAADVNTKVPQSGNIVGQAFTTIQIPYNRANDFSFPIDIYYGPNHYKTLKSFDLGLEKIIPLGSGIFAFVKYVNKWIIIPVFNFLSGFISNYGMIIILLTIFIRLLILPFTYQSYVSQAKMKVLKPEIDELRAKHGEDQQAFGMEQMKLFKSAGVNPLGGCLPALLQLPILVAMYSFFPSSIELRQESFLWAKDLSTYDSILNLGFNIPFYGNHVSLFTILMTITSLILAFYNRGMTDQSNPVMKYMPYIMPIMLLGIFNRLAAALTFYYFLSNVISILLQWVLQTFVINHDKIHAQIQENKKKPVSKSKWQEKLEEVQRRQQDMQQRKK from the coding sequence CTGGCAGGCGAATTTGGCGTTTTTGCCGCCGCTGCGGTAGCGCCGGTACAGACCACAGTGATGGAAAACGACGATGTTAAAGTTACTTTCTCAAATAAAGGTGGCCAGCCGGTCAGCGTTCAACTGAAAAAATTTAAAACTTCAGAAGGTGGTCCTTTAATGCTGGCACAGGGATCTTTTAACCGCCTCTCCCTGGAAGTGCCTGCCAGCGCCACAAAAGTGCTGAACAGCGCTGACCTGTTCTTTACTGCCGGCCCTGTACAGAAACTGGCAGACGGCGGACAGTCCATCAGCTACCGCCTCAATACTTCCAATCCTGCTACCTACCTGGAATTCGTTTACGGTATCAAACCGGGCAGCTACGTGGTAAGCTATAACGTACACGCCGTTGGCTTCCAGAATATCCTGCCGGGCAATCAGAACTACCTGAACCTGCAGTGGAACAGCCAGAACGACAAACAGGAGCATGACATGGAAAACGAGCGCCTCAACAACCAGGTGCACTACATGTATGCCAATGATAAACATGACTATTTCACGCTGCAGCGCAGCAGCCACGAGAAGCTGGACAACAAGCTGAAATGGATCAGCGTAAAACAACAGTTCTTCAATACCACCCTGATCGCTAAAAGCGGCAGCTTCGACGCGGCAGACGTGAACACCAAAGTGCCACAGAGCGGTAACATCGTGGGTCAGGCTTTCACGACCATCCAGATCCCTTACAACCGCGCCAATGATTTCTCTTTCCCGATTGATATCTACTATGGCCCTAACCACTACAAAACACTGAAGTCTTTCGATCTGGGCCTCGAGAAAATCATCCCCCTGGGCTCCGGCATCTTCGCCTTCGTAAAATATGTGAACAAATGGATCATCATCCCGGTGTTTAACTTCCTCAGCGGATTTATCAGCAACTACGGTATGATCATCATCCTGCTCACCATCTTCATCCGTTTGCTGATACTGCCTTTCACCTACCAGAGCTACGTTTCTCAGGCGAAAATGAAAGTGCTGAAACCGGAAATCGATGAGCTGCGCGCCAAACACGGCGAAGACCAGCAGGCTTTCGGTATGGAGCAGATGAAACTGTTCAAGAGTGCCGGGGTGAACCCGCTGGGCGGCTGTTTACCAGCCCTGCTGCAGCTGCCTATCCTGGTGGCCATGTACAGCTTCTTCCCGTCTTCCATCGAGCTGCGTCAGGAAAGTTTCCTGTGGGCAAAAGACCTGTCTACTTACGACTCCATCCTGAACCTGGGCTTCAACATACCTTTCTACGGTAACCACGTGAGCCTGTTCACCATCCTGATGACCATCACGAGCCTGATCCTGGCCTTCTACAACCGTGGCATGACCGATCAGAGCAACCCGGTGATGAAGTACATGCCTTACATCATGCCGATCATGCTGTTGGGTATCTTCAACCGCCTGGCTGCCGCACTTACCTTCTACTACTTCCTGTCCAACGTGATCAGCATCCTGCTGCAATGGGTGCTCCAGACGTTTGTCATCAACCATGACAAAATCCACGCGCAGATCCAGGAAAACAAGAAAAAGCCTGTCTCCAAATCCAAATGGCAGGAGAAACTGGAAGAAGTACAGCGCCGTCAGCAGGACATGCAGCAGCGCAAAAAATAA
- a CDS encoding M20/M25/M40 family metallo-hydrolase, producing MKKSLLLMMMLAGGMSAAFAQDSIPDARRIGEIVNYLASDKLKGRGTAEKGGRTASRFVARQFKKLGLKPVNGSSYFQDFTFDRNAHKNIPSRNVAGFLDNGAARTIIIGAHYDHLGTAGLFDGKYPIGQIHNGADDNASGVAGLLELARHYVKNAGKEPFNFLFIAFGGEELGLQGSKYYTAHPLMPLDKVHFMLNMDMIGRYNPERGIGIGGFGSAQEWPEVFKDVQQPGIKHFTDAAGKGASDHHNFYVNKVPVLFFHTGGHDDYHKPTDDAPKLQAASEAAILQLGIQLINKAMTYTELHYVGEK from the coding sequence ATGAAAAAAAGCTTGTTATTGATGATGATGCTGGCAGGAGGAATGTCTGCCGCCTTTGCACAAGACAGCATTCCCGACGCCCGCCGTATCGGGGAGATTGTAAATTACCTGGCTTCCGACAAACTGAAGGGGAGAGGCACCGCCGAGAAAGGCGGCCGCACCGCCAGCCGCTTTGTGGCGCGGCAGTTTAAAAAACTGGGACTGAAACCTGTTAACGGCAGCAGCTATTTCCAGGATTTTACGTTCGACCGCAACGCGCATAAAAATATCCCGAGCCGCAACGTGGCCGGTTTCCTGGATAACGGCGCCGCCCGTACGATTATCATCGGTGCACATTACGATCACCTCGGCACCGCCGGTCTTTTTGACGGCAAATATCCCATCGGGCAGATACACAACGGCGCCGACGACAACGCCTCCGGCGTGGCCGGCCTGCTGGAACTGGCCCGCCACTATGTGAAAAATGCCGGTAAAGAACCTTTCAATTTCCTGTTCATCGCTTTCGGCGGGGAAGAGCTGGGCCTGCAGGGCTCCAAATACTACACCGCGCATCCGCTGATGCCGCTGGACAAAGTGCATTTTATGCTCAATATGGACATGATCGGCCGCTACAACCCGGAAAGAGGCATCGGTATCGGCGGTTTCGGCAGCGCGCAGGAATGGCCGGAAGTGTTTAAGGACGTACAGCAACCAGGCATTAAACATTTCACGGACGCCGCCGGCAAAGGCGCCTCCGATCATCATAACTTTTATGTGAATAAAGTGCCGGTCCTGTTTTTCCATACCGGCGGGCATGACGATTACCACAAGCCTACCGACGATGCGCCCAAATTACAGGCGGCTTCCGAAGCGGCTATTCTGCAGCTGGGTATTCAATTGATCAATAAAGCGATGACCTACACTGAATTACACTATGTGGGAGAAAAATAA
- a CDS encoding SprT-like domain-containing protein yields the protein MKKEAPLHALASYLPDGTFDQVMAFLLQYKVHLTITRERQSILGDYRHPDGNGKGHRISINGSLNRYSFLITLLHEIAHLTTFNKYANRVPAHGKEWKQEFSIILRDFVGKGYLPHDVEQAVRQSMNNPAASSCADENLMRVLRNYDDRKETHFLVEQLPLHQLFKTKDGRIFRKGERIRKRYRCEEVASKRIYLFSPVYEVEVLN from the coding sequence TTGAAAAAAGAGGCGCCCCTGCATGCATTAGCGTCCTATTTGCCCGACGGCACCTTTGACCAGGTGATGGCGTTTCTGCTCCAGTATAAAGTGCATCTCACCATCACCCGGGAAAGGCAAAGCATACTGGGTGACTACCGTCACCCCGATGGAAATGGAAAAGGACACCGGATCAGCATCAACGGATCGCTGAACAGGTATTCTTTTCTCATCACCCTGCTGCATGAAATAGCCCATCTCACCACTTTTAATAAATACGCCAACCGCGTACCGGCACACGGCAAGGAATGGAAACAGGAGTTTTCCATTATTCTCCGTGACTTTGTAGGCAAAGGCTACCTGCCCCACGACGTGGAACAGGCTGTACGCCAGAGCATGAACAATCCGGCCGCCAGCAGCTGCGCCGACGAAAACCTGATGCGCGTGCTCCGTAACTACGACGACCGCAAAGAGACGCACTTCCTGGTGGAACAGCTCCCGCTCCATCAGCTCTTCAAAACCAAAGACGGCCGCATCTTCCGCAAAGGGGAAAGAATAAGAAAACGCTACCGCTGTGAAGAGGTAGCGTCTAAACGTATTTATCTGTTCAGCCCCGTTTACGAAGTAGAAGTGCTGAACTGA
- a CDS encoding AtpZ/AtpI family protein codes for MAAATWMNSSQKRRNMENPSSRKPNKRNNPVLRYAGLAFQMMATLGLGVFAGYKLDQKTGWRFPVFLIIFSLLALAILLWQIIKDTRR; via the coding sequence ATGGCCGCTGCTACATGGATGAACAGCAGCCAGAAACGCAGAAACATGGAAAATCCGTCCTCCAGGAAGCCGAATAAACGTAATAATCCGGTACTGCGCTATGCCGGACTGGCGTTTCAAATGATGGCCACATTAGGGTTGGGAGTATTTGCAGGGTACAAACTGGACCAGAAAACGGGCTGGCGGTTCCCCGTGTTCCTGATCATTTTTTCTTTACTGGCTTTAGCCATACTTTTGTGGCAAATTATAAAAGACACCCGTCGGTAA
- a CDS encoding bactofilin family protein translates to MFNNKSNSKGDNKNLLPTSTVNIIGSGTSIQGDIVCEGDIRIDGQVNGLVSTKAKIVVGPEGDITGDLVCQSADILGKVTGIIKVEELLFLKGNALVKGDVYTAHFEMEPTAKFNGRCYMDEQQPETQKHGKSVLQEAE, encoded by the coding sequence ATGTTTAATAACAAATCAAACTCTAAGGGTGACAACAAGAACCTGTTACCCACATCGACTGTTAACATTATAGGCAGCGGCACTTCTATCCAGGGCGATATCGTATGTGAAGGGGATATCCGGATAGACGGCCAGGTAAACGGGCTGGTATCCACCAAAGCCAAAATCGTGGTAGGGCCCGAAGGCGACATCACCGGCGACCTCGTATGTCAGAGCGCAGACATTCTCGGTAAAGTGACCGGTATCATCAAAGTGGAAGAACTGCTGTTCCTGAAAGGGAACGCCCTGGTAAAGGGAGATGTGTACACTGCTCATTTTGAAATGGAGCCGACTGCCAAATTCAATGGCCGCTGCTACATGGATGAACAGCAGCCAGAAACGCAGAAACATGGAAAATCCGTCCTCCAGGAAGCCGAATAA